One window from the genome of Candidatus Margulisiibacteriota bacterium encodes:
- a CDS encoding TraR/DksA C4-type zinc finger protein: MYSEAFLAEIKNKLEQEQVEQEAEIDRLTRPEEMVDNPSPEDLANDATEDITEESLLKIYRKSLERVNDALGRMGNGTFGRCIECGAIIKEENLKEEPWIEYCEKCAYKK; the protein is encoded by the coding sequence ATGTACAGCGAAGCTTTTTTAGCTGAGATAAAAAATAAACTTGAGCAAGAGCAGGTGGAGCAAGAGGCAGAGATTGACCGGCTGACCAGGCCGGAGGAAATGGTGGATAATCCTAGCCCCGAAGACTTGGCTAATGACGCCACCGAAGACATTACCGAGGAATCTCTTTTAAAAATTTATCGCAAGTCGCTAGAACGGGTTAACGATGCTTTAGGCCGCATGGGCAATGGCACTTTTGGTCGCTGCATTGAATGTGGCGCGATTATCAAAGAAGAGAATTTAAAAGAGGAGCCCTGGATTGAGTATTGTGAAAAATGCGCT
- a CDS encoding class I SAM-dependent methyltransferase — protein sequence QKNDLVYELGCGNGRVAAYLAKHSPAKVIGLELAWPFYLLSKLRQLMAGQKNLSIRCRNLFTTDLSEASVIYVFGIPDKLTDKLKPKLERELAPGAKVISYSFAIAGWQPLVIDQPTPSSAQIFIYQR from the coding sequence CAAAAAAATGATCTGGTTTATGAACTTGGCTGCGGTAACGGCCGGGTGGCCGCTTATTTGGCCAAACATTCACCGGCCAAAGTAATCGGTCTTGAATTGGCCTGGCCTTTTTATCTATTAAGTAAACTCCGCCAACTGATGGCTGGGCAAAAAAATCTTTCTATCCGCTGCCGCAATCTTTTTACAACTGACCTTTCCGAGGCATCAGTAATTTATGTTTTTGGCATTCCGGACAAACTAACGGACAAATTAAAGCCGAAGCTGGAGCGGGAGCTCGCGCCGGGCGCCAAAGTAATTTCCTACAGCTTCGCTATCGCGGGCTGGCAACCGTTAGTGATAGATCAACCCACCCCAAGCTCCGCCCAAATTTTTATCTATCAGCGTTGA